The DNA window TAATCCGTTATGCTTAACCGTCAAAAAACCTGGTCGACAGTTCGCCGATAGTTTTTCTATAAATATCATCTCTATATAATATTGATATCTTTTTTCAGATCAAAACTTGTAACATACTTATATAAAGGTTTATATACACTCATGTTCCATGTTGGTCACCTAGTCAAGAACAAATAAACAATTCCAAAATGAGAATTGGTGACAAAAGATAGTGAAgtgtcacaaaaaaaaaaagttgagagTCATAGTACATTATTTTAAGATCCCTGGATTTCTGTTCCAAGACAAGTAGGATGGATCCCCAAGAGGTCTGCAAATAGAACAATATAGCAATGTTACAATATCAACCTTGGTGAAGCACTCGTGAGCGTCGCCCGATACAGAAGTGTCATGTGTATTCAAAGTTAGTGTTATAGAAAGTGTCGCTAAAAAGTAAATATAGAATCATAGAACTATATTAGATGAGCACAATATTTCCCTTACCTTGGCTTGATCACATACAGAAGAATGAATCCTATGGCACATAACAAGGAAATGCCACCAACAAAAAGGTATGCCATTCCAATGAATGGATTTTTCCCACCAATCCAAGTTGTGGTTGAGAGAACCAATCTCTTTTTACCTCCGAACTCGTATGTGTTATAATTGTTCTCGATTAATATATCTATCTCATCATTAGCTTCAAGATCAGACTCGATCTTCCCATATAGTTTTCTAAAAGTCGGTAGTGCCGCTGTTCTCATCCAAACAATGAGATCCTCTTGATCACTCAACTGATACAAGCCACAAGACATAGATTAGTTAGTTATCCATTAACTCTTCAGAATAGGATATAGAAACAGTTATAGCTTAAAGGACTTTACCGGTATGCTTTCATCGAGTTTAGCACCTCCAATCAAACCACCACCCTGAAAATTTTTAGGATAAACATCATGACCAAATTTAGAACCTTTGTCACTCTTCCATGCTATGTTCTTTTTGTTGACAGTTAAATCCTTGTTCTTCATTGAGAATTTGTAGGTGTCATTGAACAAACTCCATGCAATGAGACCACAAGGAACAATTGGctcattttcttttgttttatcttCTGGATAACAGTTTTTTATTGTTTCCCCTCCTCCAGCTTCCTTATTCCACAATTGCTTGTCACTTCTACTCTTAACATATCTGTAACAATCAATCATCCCTAATCATATTAGGAGCAAAACAAATCGTTATGGCTATCAGCAATTGATAATGGTGAAATCGCGCGCGTAACCTGCGATGATTTTGAAAGTAATTATCAAGCTGGTAGTAGATGAAAATTGGTGCTTGCATTTTGTGTTCAACCTGTAAAGTTTACAACTAAAAATTTCAATTAAGGTAATCCAGACTGACCAAAATAGTCTCGCATTGCTTGAGAATCGAGGCTACGAGTAGTTTATATACAACATTCATACACTTCAACCCAACGAAGTGCGTATCTTTTCTAAAGGACAAAGTCATGAGGATTCTCACACAATATCTCGTAGTCGTTGCCACAGTGACGCAAACTTGAGGTAAACTGGAGCATAAGGtattaaagaaaatgaaaattaGTGAAATTGAGAAGTGAATTTACTTACAACCCATTTACGAGTGCATGTTTTGTTAGTAGCATCGTTTTTAATATATGCAACTGGATTTCCAGCATCAGACGAAGGAAGACACGTGTCATCATATCTGAATATAGCTTCCTCTACTCTCTCCGATGCGAACAATGAAGCAAGACCAACAGGGATAAAGATGATTCCAATGACAGTAAATGCAGCAATAACCTATCAAAATTACAAAGACAAAAACATGAATCCATATATACTAAGAAACATGAATTCATATATACTATGTTGCTTGCATGTTAAGTTATAATACCCATCCAGGTGTTAGAATCGGTTTCCAAGCAGGAAGTTCTTGCTGCGAGAATTTCGAATctacaattaaaaacaaaaattatgagtaacattcataccaaaaaaaaaacatcatggATGAAAACAAATGAAACATACATTTAGGTTTCTTGGAAGTTTTCTTTGAATTGGGAGGAGATTGTCCATCCTTCCCACCGGGGCTCATGTCCATCATGATTGCGGTTTCGATTTGTTATTGTTGGAAATGATGAAAGATGATTAAGATGAAAGATGATTAAGATGAGATGAAGAGAAAAATAACTGTAATGGAGTGGTTAAGGATTGAAGAGTGTTGTGTGTAAGTTTGTTTTATGAATGTTGGAGAACCGTACAATTTTATGGTTGGATATTGGACCATTTCATTTCACCTCCGCAACTATCGCTCAATGTTActaatattgaattttattttattttttaaaaataataacatatataCATGGAGATAAAAGATGTATATTTTTATAAATCGGAATATCCTCTACGCATAACTCTACGCATAACTGCAGAGACTTACCTCTCAAAGCATGCAGGACCTTATAGGCGACTAGAGACTTACCTCTCGAAGCGTGAGACTTACCTCTCGAAGCATGCAGGACCTTATAGACAACTAGAGACTTACCTCTCGAAGCGTGCAAGACCTTATAGGCGACTAAGCTCTCCCTACGTGCCCTGGACAAAAATTGAATCCAAAACCTCTGTTAAGAGGGAAGATTTAACACTCATGTTTTAAttcacattatttattttaacttttcgATTTAACACTCATGTTTTAAttcacattatttattttaacttttctTTCACAGTTTTTGGAAGTATTGTTTTAACAATTTATATTCTctccataataatttaaaaaaggaGTTCGTATCCTTTTTATTAGCAAGTTAACATGaacacattttaaaaaataaaataaaaaatattttaatcaaataaatggAACCCTAAGTTGtcatttcttaaattttaaaaattaaattgctCATAACTTACAATTTCAATGGCTAAAATTAAAATGGTGATTCACTAGAGTACATAAACCCTAAATAGTACCTAAAAAATTCAATATGATAACTTTACTGTAACaactaaaattattttgatacatGAACCAATAATTGAAATGACTAAACTATTCCCCTcccaaaaaataaattacaagCTATATATTGGGGGAAGTGGGGGAAGTTGCATGAGCAATCCAGGAAAAATGGTAATAATCAGATTATGcgacaaaaataaataataaatttgatcATTTAATCAAGACATTGATGTGGCAACATCTACTACATCGTCTGATTCATCAACTATCATGTCATTTCTGAACAGCAATTTCAGATATGGAAGAACCTTGGGAAGAACTGGCAAATCTGCTATATTGATACTCATCATGTCGAATGCAACACATGTTTTATCCATGTGAGCTTTATCAAATACAGGAATTTTTGGATATCTTTGGCTGAAGTGAGTTAGTATGATACGATATACATTAGCGCTTTCTCCCATTTCTATGGCTTCATTCGTGGTGCTGTGGTTTTTCGCTATAGCCTCCTCTACCATACCCTCCTCGAAAGTTGCCTGCATTAATTAACaacttgtttttaagtgtttattTAAGATGTTTATGCAAACACATCACTGCAGAAGGAATTGATGCAAAGACTTACCTCGTGTATAAGAACTGTTGCATTTCGAGATGCTTCTATTAGCTCTGGACAGGGCCTTGTGTCACCAGAGTATACAATTTTCCAACCAGGTATCACTTTTCCAATACTATTAGTCCTCTCTTCTGCTTGTAGAACAACACCATATGACTGTGGGCAATGTACAACGGGAAAACTAATCAAGGAATTGAGACCGGCTTCTCGTATTACCCCCTTCAATTTCTTTAGGAGGGGATAAACTGCATCTTTATCAACAGGACTACCTGGTATTTTCAAATAGCTTTGCATGCGAGACCCTTTAGCAAATAAAGTTGAATCGAGTTTCGATGCATTTATTTTCGCACTGTTATTGTTCAGATCCTCAGAATTAACTTTTTCTTGCAAGTCATTctcaaaattatccaatgatgctTCTGTGGTATGTTTGCAGTCAAGAAACAGCATATCTAAATCTTCTAGTCTTTGGTATGCATCTAAATATCTCTTGAGTTTCCTTGGTCCTACAACAAGCACCGGTTCGTGAGGAAATCCTTTCAGCAAATCGCGGCGGAGAGCAAGAATCCTAGCCAACCCAGTGTGGTGATCGGCGTGAATATGAGAGATCCAAATGCAGATTAAAGATCTCACAACATCATCAGCACCACTTACACCGTATCTGTTTCCAAGGGAAGATATCAACCAACGGGTCAGATTTAAAGAAGAAAACATGTGCAGTACGATAATAATCAATATAAGAATTTGTATAGACTTGCCTTCTTTTGAGTTGTCCTAAAGATCCTTCGCCACAATCCAAGAGTAAACCACCTTTCGAGAAAAGATTTATATATATTGAAGTCACGTTTCGATACTTGGATGGCTGGGATGAACCAGTTCCAAGAAGCACTATCTCCAAGTCATCTCTTCTTATATTTTCCAAGCAAGCAGGTGGAATACCATCTTCACACAACCATGGCTCCTCAAccatcgtgtgatcagacacggGAATTAAACTCTCCGTTGTCTGACTGGAATCTTGCCAGAGCTGACTGACATGCTGAGCTGCTTCCACAACTTCTGGAATCTCTAACAGCAACTCATCAATAATTTCTGAGGAAGACACTTTAGTTGGAATACAAGATCTATCCAACCCAAGATTAACATAGGGACGCAAAGTAAACTGTACAGTATAGagcaatatatttattaatatatcaaCTTGGAAAAAGCAATAAACAAAGAACGGACAAGTGAAATAATAGTCCTAAGTCCTAACTCCTAAGGTGAAATAATAGTCCTAAGTCCTAACTCCTAAGGTGACAAATTTAGGTGGGAGATAGTTTAAGCAGAAAATATTAAAGGGAATACGATGAAGAAGCCCCCCAAAAAAGTCATGATAGAAAATTAATAGAAGCTCTAGTGATAAAAGTTGATCAGGTGGAAGATATTTTAAATGCAAAAACAGAGGAATACctaagaaaagaaagagttaCAAAAGTATTTACAGCAAGTTtgcttgaattattttttatttttttaatcacacAAGGTTCATGAGAAAATCACTCTCCATTCGACGAGAACACCGCTACTATTGTTAATTTGAAAATCAGGTTGTTAATTAAGCTTATCTTGCAGAAAAAGGCATAAATCATAATCGTAATGCTTTAAGCTGTAAGCACTTAACAATAATTGTCATCAACAGTTGAGTGAAAATCACAAGTTTTTCaaattccaaaaaatttagacttttttaaaaacaaatagcctaagaCTCAAGCCTGTCGAtcttccataccttaagaagATTTTCAGCATGAATGACATTAGAAAGTGCTGAAAAAGAATCCTGCAAAAGAAACAAATCAAACACTTCACTTAGATACATCTATGTCTTAACTACCATTATCCATGAAAACAAATTTCCCTTTTTAGCTCATTGTGACAAACCTCACTTGAAGCAAGAAAACCAGGTTTTGAGCCATTCTCATTTGAGCAAGACCAAAATCCCGGAGCTGGAAAGAACTGAGGACATAAGTAATTAAGTCGTGTTGCAATTCTTGCACTAGCTTTCAAAATCGGTACCTCTATATTCTTCCTGCAAACAGCACGGGCAACCATAAGTAATCATGAATAAAACAACTAGGAGAAACATAAAGAGAACTCTCCAGAGACAAACACCTTACTTTTCATGCCCGGCCATGATATGCTGTGCAGAACCAAACGTCTTCATCCATTTTTGGTAATTTGAACTACTTACAACAAATTCAGGAGTTAAATGAATTACACATGCAACACTCTTTGACAGGTTTCCCACTTGATCACCATAAGTAGCTAGTGATTTTGCAGACAATAATGCTTCCAAGTGAGATTCAGTTGGGCAATCTACAACAAGAACAATAGGACCAGGAATAGAAGGGGCCATGACATCACTTGGATGAACCTATTGTGGTAGGAAAACAGTCACAATAAATTGTATGAATAGAAACTCAACATCAAACAAAACATAAACTAAATCACATGTAATTGCGATTGAAATCTATTTGTAAATTTGTATGAATAGAAACTCAacatcaaacaaaaaataaactaaatcacATGTAATTGCGATtgaaatctatttttaaatttgtatgaatagaaatttgacATCAAACAAAACATAAACTAAATCACATGTAATTGCGATTGAAATCTATTTGTAAATTTGCTACCACCCTGGTTTGGGGAAACAATGTGCTACAATTTTGAGGCTTACCATAACATTTTGGTGATCGGATTTCACCGAATTTCCAAGTTGCAGTTCACGGTACTTTGGCCCAGGTCTGAGACCAAGTGCCTTAGCTTTCTCCAGATCAAATTTTCCCTTAATCTCAGGCAGCTCGCAAACATAAACTACAGACATATCACCAGGCTTAGCAGCTGTAATCTTTTTGACATTTGAGGAATCAACTGTGTCATTTTGGCCTTTTGGTTGAAGGATAATGGCTGATATTCTGACCACCTCATCATCAACAAGAACAATAGGGTTACTTTGATACTGCGCAAGGGACTCATTGGTACCGAAGGTGGGTCCAAAACTTTTTGTGTGAACCATCGCAGCATTGGGAATAAAAGATCTCATGGCATCTACTAAATACTTAAGATCTGAAGGGCCCCATATGTTGAcctacaaattaaaaaataaaaacaagttaTCATTTATATGAAATACATTCGATAGAGCTGGAAGACTATACAAAGTCAGCCTACTACTTACAGACATGCCCTCTTCTCCCATGCCAGCCAAAGTAAGCAGTAAACCTGGGAGTCCACCGGCAGTTTCCGAACAGACTCGAGAAAGAAATATGTGATCTATCTGAAGAAAGATGAAAATTAGCAAGAGTGTGAAACTAAAAACTGTTAAAAACTATCATCTCATGACAAGTCAACTATAAGTAAAACTCGCACTGGAACCAAAAAGTGTTACAAGTTTCAGATGCATGATACCTTTGATAACTTAATCCTATGCTCAGTGCAAAATCTTTGTAGTCCCTGAATTGAAATATGATACAAGGTTAATAAATCTTATAAACCAATGCATTAAGTTGATACAGTTTATTTAGATTGACTTAAGCTTATATAGTGTCATAAGTCATAAGCAATTGGGAAACTATCTGTGAGAGCTTTATGGGAACATCTTTATGACCCGTCAATAAGCTATTTTCAACTTTTTCCTAAAGCTCTAAAGGATAGCTTCTAAAAATAGTTTATACCATGCCCAAAAACAACCAAGGgcctgtttggataaacaacttatttGCAGCTTATACCACAAGAGAAGTGCTCAACAACACAAGCACTTATGAATAAGCCCGCATAAGTTGTTTTTGTAACAAAAggtaaaatacatttaaattgcTTATATATTTGTTATAATTTGTTTTCACTAACTATCTTTgaagaatttataaaaataagttcaaaaaaatatataaaaaatgtcaTAAGCTATTTTGATAAAATATCCCAAACAGTGTCACAAAACTTATGAGTAGATTagctcaaataagtcaatccaaacaGCTTATTTTTTCTTTGGTTATAGAAATATAGGCTCTGTTTGGATAAATAGCTAATTCGCAACTTATAGCACAAGTG is part of the Vicia villosa cultivar HV-30 ecotype Madison, WI linkage group LG2, Vvil1.0, whole genome shotgun sequence genome and encodes:
- the LOC131648414 gene encoding ALA-interacting subunit 1-like, producing MMDMSPGGKDGQSPPNSKKTSKKPKYSKFSQQELPAWKPILTPGWVIAAFTVIGIIFIPVGLASLFASERVEEAIFRYDDTCLPSSDAGNPVAYIKNDATNKTCTRKWVVEHKMQAPIFIYYQLDNYFQNHRRYVKSRSDKQLWNKEAGGGETIKNCYPEDKTKENEPIVPCGLIAWSLFNDTYKFSMKNKDLTVNKKNIAWKSDKGSKFGHDVYPKNFQGGGLIGGAKLDESIPLSDQEDLIVWMRTAALPTFRKLYGKIESDLEANDEIDILIENNYNTYEFGGKKRLVLSTTTWIGGKNPFIGMAYLFVGGISLLCAIGFILLYVIKPRPLGDPSYLSWNRNPGILK
- the LOC131654153 gene encoding tRNase Z TRZ3, mitochondrial isoform X1, whose translation is MAQILNVRHFRFFPSLPLFYKPTPTHLRILSTFAASSSKRRRNANIPPLHLRSKTTLPMEVEETKSFGNPGFNKRRAEGTDKADFPKKNLQLKVRKLNPINTISYVQVLGTGMDTQDTSPAVMLFFDKQRFIFNAGEGLQRFCTEHRIKLSKIDHIFLSRVCSETAGGLPGLLLTLAGMGEEGMSVNIWGPSDLKYLVDAMRSFIPNAAMVHTKSFGPTFGTNESLAQYQSNPIVLVDDEVVRISAIILQPKGQNDTVDSSNVKKITAAKPGDMSVVYVCELPEIKGKFDLEKAKALGLRPGPKYRELQLGNSVKSDHQNVMVHPSDVMAPSIPGPIVLVVDCPTESHLEALLSAKSLATYGDQVGNLSKSVACVIHLTPEFVVSSSNYQKWMKTFGSAQHIMAGHEKKNIEVPILKASARIATRLNYLCPQFFPAPGFWSCSNENGSKPGFLASSEDSFSALSNVIHAENLLKFTLRPYVNLGLDRSCIPTKVSSSEIIDELLLEIPEVVEAAQHVSQLWQDSSQTTESLIPVSDHTMVEEPWLCEDGIPPACLENIRRDDLEIVLLGTGSSQPSKYRNVTSIYINLFSKGGLLLDCGEGSLGQLKRRYGVSGADDVVRSLICIWISHIHADHHTGLARILALRRDLLKGFPHEPVLVVGPRKLKRYLDAYQRLEDLDMLFLDCKHTTEASLDNFENDLQEKVNSEDLNNNSAKINASKLDSTLFAKGSRMQSYLKIPGSPVDKDAVYPLLKKLKGVIREAGLNSLISFPVVHCPQSYGVVLQAEERTNSIGKVIPGWKIVYSGDTRPCPELIEASRNATVLIHEATFEEGMVEEAIAKNHSTTNEAIEMGESANVYRIILTHFSQRYPKIPVFDKAHMDKTCVAFDMMSINIADLPVLPKVLPYLKLLFRNDMIVDESDDVVDVATSMS
- the LOC131654153 gene encoding tRNAse Z TRZ4, mitochondrial isoform X2 — its product is MGEEGMSVNIWGPSDLKYLVDAMRSFIPNAAMVHTKSFGPTFGTNESLAQYQSNPIVLVDDEVVRISAIILQPKGQNDTVDSSNVKKITAAKPGDMSVVYVCELPEIKGKFDLEKAKALGLRPGPKYRELQLGNSVKSDHQNVMVHPSDVMAPSIPGPIVLVVDCPTESHLEALLSAKSLATYGDQVGNLSKSVACVIHLTPEFVVSSSNYQKWMKTFGSAQHIMAGHEKKNIEVPILKASARIATRLNYLCPQFFPAPGFWSCSNENGSKPGFLASSEDSFSALSNVIHAENLLKFTLRPYVNLGLDRSCIPTKVSSSEIIDELLLEIPEVVEAAQHVSQLWQDSSQTTESLIPVSDHTMVEEPWLCEDGIPPACLENIRRDDLEIVLLGTGSSQPSKYRNVTSIYINLFSKGGLLLDCGEGSLGQLKRRYGVSGADDVVRSLICIWISHIHADHHTGLARILALRRDLLKGFPHEPVLVVGPRKLKRYLDAYQRLEDLDMLFLDCKHTTEASLDNFENDLQEKVNSEDLNNNSAKINASKLDSTLFAKGSRMQSYLKIPGSPVDKDAVYPLLKKLKGVIREAGLNSLISFPVVHCPQSYGVVLQAEERTNSIGKVIPGWKIVYSGDTRPCPELIEASRNATVLIHEATFEEGMVEEAIAKNHSTTNEAIEMGESANVYRIILTHFSQRYPKIPVFDKAHMDKTCVAFDMMSINIADLPVLPKVLPYLKLLFRNDMIVDESDDVVDVATSMS